The DNA sequence GGTCGGCGCCTCCTTCATCGGCGAACTCTCCGTCGACATCGGGGAGATCGAGTCCCTCGACCCCGCCGTCTACCACGACGTGGTCAGCCTCTGGGCACCCGAGGACTGGACCGCCGAGCAGAAGCGCGACCTCGTCGCCGAGTCCTTCCGCGGCGCCGGCACGGAACCCTTCCGCGGCGACCGCTCCCTGCTCACCCTCGTCGACCCGATGCGCGTGGACATGTGCAACATCGCCTTCCACGACGTCCACGAACGCGTACCGCTGCCGCCCGCCACCGACACCATCGGCAGCGACTACTTCCTCATCCACCTCGTCCACGACGCCGGACTCCCCGGCGTCCTGCACAACCGCCACATCGTCAACTACTACACCGGCGAGCGCCGCACCGACACCGGCTTCACGGCCTACCAGCTGCGCTACGCCAAGTTCCTGCTGTCCATGCTCTACTTCAACGCCGTCTACGCCCGCATGGCCGAGGCCGGCGACACGCTGCTCGACGGCCGCGGACGGGTCCGGGCCTCCGTCGTCGCCGCACTCGCCCGGGAGAGCGCCGGCCTCGACCGGGCCGGGAACGTCCGGCGGCTCGACGCCCTCGACGCCGCCTACCGCCGGCTCGGCGGCCGGTACGCGGAGTTCGCCGACCTGCTGGCCGGCCGCCGCGAGCGCCTCCTCGACGAGGCCCGGCGCGACATCGAGGACTTCGCCCTGCTCACCGAGGCATGGGAGGCCCTGGTCCACGCCGCCCGCACCACCCCCGTCGTCCGCACCCCCTCGGGACGGCCCTGATGAGCGCCGCGACGACTCTGTGCGACAGCCCCGCCGCCACCCCGCTCTTCGCGGCACTCGCCGCCTCCGACGAAGACCGGATCGTCTTCGACCTCGACGGCATCCGCGCCCGCCACGCCGAACTCCGCCGCCAACTCCCGGACGTCGACGTGCGGTTCGCCATGAAGGCGTGCCCGGTCGACGAGGTGCTCGCCACCCTGGCGCGCGCGGGCGCCGGCGTCGACGCCGCGAGCCCGCCGGAAATGGAACAGGCGCTGCGCGCGGGCGTACCGGCCGGCCGCATGCACTACGGCAACACCGTCAAGTCCGACCGGGACATCGCCCACGCCCACCGGCTCGGCATCCGCGACTTCGCGACCGACAGCCTGGAGGACGTGGAGGCCCTCGCCCGCCACGCCCCCGGCGCCCGCGTCTTCTGCCGCGTGGCCACCAGCGGGGAAGGCGCGCTGTGGGGCCTCACCCACAAGTTCGGCTGCCCGCCCGGCCAGGCCGTCCGCGTCCTGGAACGCGCCCGCGAGCTCGGCCTGACCCCGGCCGGCCTCTCCGTGCACGTCGGCTCCCAGCAGATGACGGCCGAGGCGTGGCGCGACGCGCTGACAGCCCTCGGCGAGGTGCTGGCCGTCCTGCGCGGGCGCGGGATCACCCTCGACCACGTCAACCTCGGCGGCGGCCTGCCCGCCCTCGGCTACCTCGACCGGCGGGGCATGCCCCTCGACCCGCCGCTCGACGCCATCTTCGCGGCCATCCGCGAGGGCATGGCCGCGCTGCGGCGGATCCACGGCGCGCCGCTGGACTTCGTCGTGGAACCCGGCCGTCACCTCGTCGCCGACCAGGGCGCCGTCCGCGCCCACGTCGTCCGCCTCGCCGAGCGCCCCCGCCCGGACGGCGGCCGGCAGCACTGGCTGTACCTGAGCGTCGGCAAGTTCAACGGCCTGTACGAGATGGACGCGCTCCAGTACCGGCTGGTGTTCCCCGGGCACCACGACGCCGCGTACGTCCGCGCCGTCCTCGCCGGGCCCACCTGCGACAGCGACGACGCCCACACGCCCGGGCACGCGCCCGTCGAGGTGCCGGGCGACCTCGCCTCGGGCGACCCGGTCTGGGTGCTGTCCTGCGGCGCCTACGCCACCAGCTACATGACCCAGGGCTTCAACGGGATCGCCCCGCTGCCGTACACCTGCGCCGGCGGCGCGGACGACGGAGCGGAGTGGGA is a window from the Streptomyces mobaraensis genome containing:
- a CDS encoding DUF6271 family protein, which encodes MRGICLTLPTNRPCAETIAAVGREAAHAVEHFDVEVHLLVLDSCAPADAAAHAEAVRRLPAHPRITAHHLDEAAQRDFLRRVIADAGGPKPELLLDLMLPDRLSYGACTNRAFLIAAALGCDSVHRRDSDSRYQTLDGEPVYPIHHELTSLGRRAADAGADVTATALAPEHLDRRVAMVGASFIGELSVDIGEIESLDPAVYHDVVSLWAPEDWTAEQKRDLVAESFRGAGTEPFRGDRSLLTLVDPMRVDMCNIAFHDVHERVPLPPATDTIGSDYFLIHLVHDAGLPGVLHNRHIVNYYTGERRTDTGFTAYQLRYAKFLLSMLYFNAVYARMAEAGDTLLDGRGRVRASVVAALARESAGLDRAGNVRRLDALDAAYRRLGGRYAEFADLLAGRRERLLDEARRDIEDFALLTEAWEALVHAARTTPVVRTPSGRP
- a CDS encoding type III PLP-dependent enzyme, which gives rise to MSAATTLCDSPAATPLFAALAASDEDRIVFDLDGIRARHAELRRQLPDVDVRFAMKACPVDEVLATLARAGAGVDAASPPEMEQALRAGVPAGRMHYGNTVKSDRDIAHAHRLGIRDFATDSLEDVEALARHAPGARVFCRVATSGEGALWGLTHKFGCPPGQAVRVLERARELGLTPAGLSVHVGSQQMTAEAWRDALTALGEVLAVLRGRGITLDHVNLGGGLPALGYLDRRGMPLDPPLDAIFAAIREGMAALRRIHGAPLDFVVEPGRHLVADQGAVRAHVVRLAERPRPDGGRQHWLYLSVGKFNGLYEMDALQYRLVFPGHHDAAYVRAVLAGPTCDSDDAHTPGHAPVEVPGDLASGDPVWVLSCGAYATSYMTQGFNGIAPLPYTCAGGADDGAEWDR